In Spinacia oleracea cultivar Varoflay chromosome 5, BTI_SOV_V1, whole genome shotgun sequence, a single window of DNA contains:
- the LOC110775609 gene encoding protein FAR1-RELATED SEQUENCE 6-like isoform X3, producing MWILAYVKHIFWAGMQTTQRVESINSFFDGYLKKNTRLYLFAPRYCKAMESRANDEKAADVNCCRFTRSLVGEFAVERKFQKLYTDAKFVEIQIQCMLVCYVTPITSKVVSDVEVEHTVSDKLWVWSKFLRKEISLAGRKRIYVVLFNKETSFVKCDCKHFECHGIMCRHIIKVLDVEDVENVPVGYIVDRWRKDIQRKHTLVKVAYHDPEKTEEVKRYDRIMNAVEPAALRGSLSEQKLDLVIEGIMNIVLRLDESDALSAFGDNEAGALTSGGNRMAIVGPTTPGSVNKPPNSVGDDTTTLTPPIMVKDPVPCGGLKAHRTREKRFLQPGENKNSARKQVRKNKSVVPQDFPETSNCQNTCLPQHNYVQPPNTFHPGWGSHDQCGYSADYPPQMAGQVRGTMVYPQQNYNNGVSVQQFQSWKRQGS from the exons ATGTGGATACTTGCATATGTGAAGCATATTTTTTGGGCGGGGATGCAGACGACTCAGAGGGTTGAGAGTATTAACAGTTTCTTCGACGGGTACTTGAAGAAGAATACGAGATTATATCTGTTTGCTCCTAGGTACTGCAAGGCCATGGAAAGTAGGGCCAATGATGAAAAAGCTGCTGATGTGAACTGTTGTCGTTTTACTCGGTCTTTGGTTGGAGAGTTTGCTGTGGAGAGGAAGTTCCAGAAACTATATACGGATGCGAAGTTCGTTGAAATCCAGATCCAATGTATGCTGGTATGTTACGTAACACCTATTACTTCGAAAGTAGTTTCTGATgtggaggttgagcatacggtgTCTGACAAACTATGGGTATGGTCCAAGTTCTTGAGAAAGGAAATATCTTTGGCAGGCCGGAAGCGTATATACGTCGTGCTGTTCAACAAGGAGACCTCTTTTGTAAAGTGTGACTGCAAACATTTCGAGTGCCACGGCATTATGTGTAGGCACATCATTAAGGTGTTGGACGTGGAGGATGTGGAAAATGTGCCTGTTGGATATATAGTTGACCGATGGAGGAAAGATATACAACGCAAGCACACTCTTGTGAAGGTTGCTTATCATGATCCCGAGAAAACAGAAGAAGTTAAGCGCTATGACCGGATTATGAATGCGGTGGAACCTGCTGCCCTCCGTGGATCACTTTCCGAGCAgaagttggatttggtcatagaAGGTATTATGAATATTGTGTTACGTCTTGATGAGAGTGATGCTCTTTCAGCATTTGGTGATAACGAAGCTGGTGCACTGACTTCCGGGGGGAACAGGATGGCGATTGTTGGTCCTACGACACCAGGCTCCGTTAACAAACCTCCAAACAGCGTTGGGGATGATACTACCACACTTACCCCCCCTATTATGGTTAAAGATCCTGTTCCGTGCGGTGGTTTAAAGGCTCACAGGACTCGTGAAAAAAGATTTTTACAACCAGGTGAGAATAAAAACTCCGCAAGGAAGCAAGTCAGGAAAAACAAGAGTGTTGTACCACAAGACTTTCCAGAAACCAGCAATTGTCAGAACACTTGCCTTCCTCAACACAACTACGTGCAGCCGCCAAACACCTTCCATCCTGGTTGGGGATCCCACGATCAATGT GGGTATAGTGCTGATTACCCGCCTCAAATGGCTGGGCAAGTAAGGGGGACTATGGTATACCCTCAGCAGAACTACAACAATGGGGTATCTGTTCAAcagtttcag TCATGGAAAAGGCAAGGCAGCTGA
- the LOC110775609 gene encoding uncharacterized protein isoform X1, with the protein MWILAYVKHIFWAGMQTTQRVESINSFFDGYLKKNTRLYLFAPRYCKAMESRANDEKAADVNCCRFTRSLVGEFAVERKFQKLYTDAKFVEIQIQCMLVCYVTPITSKVVSDVEVEHTVSDKLWVWSKFLRKEISLAGRKRIYVVLFNKETSFVKCDCKHFECHGIMCRHIIKVLDVEDVENVPVGYIVDRWRKDIQRKHTLVKVAYHDPEKTEEVKRYDRIMNAVEPAALRGSLSEQKLDLVIEGIMNIVLRLDESDALSAFGDNEAGALTSGGNRMAIVGPTTPGSVNKPPNSVGDDTTTLTPPIMVKDPVPCGGLKAHRTREKRFLQPGENKNSARKQVRKNKSVVPQDFPETSNCQNTCLPQHNYVQPPNTFHPGWGSHDQCGYSADYPPQMAGQVRGTMVYPQQNYNNGVSVQQFQSSGRVSGVVATNLFPSGQTEIRMSVGGIRMTPEGGDVLLSQDRCGISMSQNISGGPIAQNRSGLHMSHNINGVQMSQNLSGVQISQMSQMSQNAGSIRYFTSNSSNRGGNYQEAGTHCMPANHNQDRHSFQVVNETSHGDHRSYQPTTKHFLQSNPGFLVNEGGCGTHSTHGASGNPVFTQDLLGCHDLTKN; encoded by the exons ATGTGGATACTTGCATATGTGAAGCATATTTTTTGGGCGGGGATGCAGACGACTCAGAGGGTTGAGAGTATTAACAGTTTCTTCGACGGGTACTTGAAGAAGAATACGAGATTATATCTGTTTGCTCCTAGGTACTGCAAGGCCATGGAAAGTAGGGCCAATGATGAAAAAGCTGCTGATGTGAACTGTTGTCGTTTTACTCGGTCTTTGGTTGGAGAGTTTGCTGTGGAGAGGAAGTTCCAGAAACTATATACGGATGCGAAGTTCGTTGAAATCCAGATCCAATGTATGCTGGTATGTTACGTAACACCTATTACTTCGAAAGTAGTTTCTGATgtggaggttgagcatacggtgTCTGACAAACTATGGGTATGGTCCAAGTTCTTGAGAAAGGAAATATCTTTGGCAGGCCGGAAGCGTATATACGTCGTGCTGTTCAACAAGGAGACCTCTTTTGTAAAGTGTGACTGCAAACATTTCGAGTGCCACGGCATTATGTGTAGGCACATCATTAAGGTGTTGGACGTGGAGGATGTGGAAAATGTGCCTGTTGGATATATAGTTGACCGATGGAGGAAAGATATACAACGCAAGCACACTCTTGTGAAGGTTGCTTATCATGATCCCGAGAAAACAGAAGAAGTTAAGCGCTATGACCGGATTATGAATGCGGTGGAACCTGCTGCCCTCCGTGGATCACTTTCCGAGCAgaagttggatttggtcatagaAGGTATTATGAATATTGTGTTACGTCTTGATGAGAGTGATGCTCTTTCAGCATTTGGTGATAACGAAGCTGGTGCACTGACTTCCGGGGGGAACAGGATGGCGATTGTTGGTCCTACGACACCAGGCTCCGTTAACAAACCTCCAAACAGCGTTGGGGATGATACTACCACACTTACCCCCCCTATTATGGTTAAAGATCCTGTTCCGTGCGGTGGTTTAAAGGCTCACAGGACTCGTGAAAAAAGATTTTTACAACCAGGTGAGAATAAAAACTCCGCAAGGAAGCAAGTCAGGAAAAACAAGAGTGTTGTACCACAAGACTTTCCAGAAACCAGCAATTGTCAGAACACTTGCCTTCCTCAACACAACTACGTGCAGCCGCCAAACACCTTCCATCCTGGTTGGGGATCCCACGATCAATGT GGGTATAGTGCTGATTACCCGCCTCAAATGGCTGGGCAAGTAAGGGGGACTATGGTATACCCTCAGCAGAACTACAACAATGGGGTATCTGTTCAAcagtttcag TCATCTGGAAGAGTAAGTGGAGTTGTTGCCACAAATTTGTTTCCCTCAGGACAGACAGAAATTCGCATGTCTGTGGGTGGGATTCGTATGACCCCGGAGGGTGGTGACGTACTTTTGTCCCAAGACCGTTGTGGTATATCAATGTCACAAAACATATCTGGTGGTCCAATTGCCCAAAACCGATCCGGTTTACACATGTCCCACAACATTAATGGTGTGCAAATGTCGCAAAACTTGAGTGGAGTGCAAATATCTCAGATGTCGCAAATGTCCCAGAATGCTGGTTCCATTCGTTACTTCACCAGTAACAGCAGCAACAGAGGTGGAAATTATCAAGAGGCCGGGACTCATTGTATGCCTGCAAATCATAACCAGGACCGGCATAGTTTCCAGGTTGTGAACGAAACCTCCCATGGGGATCACCGTAGTTATCAACCAACTACTAAACACTTTTTGCAGTCCAATCCGGGTTTTTTAGTCAATGAGGGTGGGTGTGGAACGCATTCTACACATGGCGCCAGTGGTAATCCAGTATTCACTCAAGACCTGCTCGGTTGTCATGACCTTACGAAGAATTAG
- the LOC110775609 gene encoding protein FAR-RED IMPAIRED RESPONSE 1-like isoform X2: MRTSKEGEGVVGSKRRLQLNQVLELDGEEELLDDVGEYCSDDGFDEDDGVGDGVESEDGGVEEVEVGEERWEDDEDDVVDDYDEALDEGDELDEELCIENDDDLNEVNDDNYDESGEMGVGRNTTCMEDGDIGCPGDGDGVSTINADLYTTPTKRNKGPVLPTPSVGMSFANWEALNNYFRSYGEQQGFGVVCMGGNKSGVKDSETGKSNSLRTYVWRCECHGRPKYRRMVNGRVVTCAEEPILKRKTKKCSCPVMLYGARTKENLWVVKSVVTEHLNHIPTPTKSNHISMFRVRKITQTILKQIENDHDSGAPVAQIFNNLAGRRNGVENIGFTKKDVHNILNRRMRLRLRDGDAVAMINYLDKMTKDNQNFFHLHRLDKTGKLQDVMWVDARSRAAYEYFGDVVCFDSTYLTNKYELPFSNFVGVNHHGQTILLGCALVSHETAETFVWLFRAWLSCMGGKAPAAIMTDQDAAMRKAIRIAMPMPKTRHRWCMWHIMQKFSRKLGSMTDFPQIKVALQNVIYNSLTPVEFEEGWAEVVETFKLKEAKESYKWLVGIFHCLVLLLILIVI, translated from the exons ATGAGAACTTCTAAGGAGGGTGAAGGAGTGGTTGGAAGCAAAAGGAGGTTGCAATTAAACCAG GTTCTTGAATTGGATGGGGAGGAAGAGTTGTTGGATGATGTAGGGGAATATTGTAGTGATGATGGGTTTGACGAAGATGATGGGGTAGGTGATGGTGTAGAGTCTGAAGATGGTGGAGTTGAGGAGGTAGAAGTTGGTGAAGAACGTTGGGAAGATGACGAGGATGATGTTGTGGATGATTATGATGAAGCATTAGATGAAGGAGATGAATTAGATGAAGAATTGTGTATTGAAAATGATGATGACTTGAATGAGGTTAATGATGATAATTATGATGAATCCGGAGAAATGGGAGTGGGGCGAAACACTACTTGTATGGAGGATGGAGACATTGGATGCCCTGGTGATGGAGATGGGGTTTCAACCATTAACGCAGATTTGTATACAACTCCTACGAAGCGGAACAAAGGTCCCGTTCTACCGACCCCTTCTGTTGGAATGTCTTTTGCTAATTGGGAAGCATTGAATAACTATTTTCGATCCTATGGGGAGCAACAAGGTTTTGGTGTAGTGTGTATGGGAGGGAATAAGAGCGGGGTGAAAGACAGTGAAACGGGCAAATCGAATTCCCTGAGGACCTATGTTTGGCGGTGTGAGTGTCATGGAAGGCCAAAATACCGGCGGATGGTGAATGGCAGGGTAGTTACCTGCGCAGAGGAACCAATTCTTAAGAGGAAGACGAAGAAGTGTAGTTGCCCTGTTATGCTATATGGGGCTCGGACCAAAGAGAATTTATGGGTTGTGAAGAGTGTTGTTACTGAACATTTGAACCACATTCCCACTCCTACCAAGTCCAACCATATTTCCATGTTCCGGGTCAGGAAAATTACTCAGACAATCCTGAAACAGATTGAAAATGATCACGATTCAGGTGCACCTGTGGCTCAGATTTTCAATAACTTAGCGGGAAGAAGGAATGGTGTAGAGAATATTGGTTTTACGAAAAAAGACGTGCATAATATTTTGAATAGGAGGATGCGATTAAGGCTACGAGATGGGGATGCTGTTGCGATGATAAATTATTTAGATAAAATGACAAAGGATAATCAAAATTTTTTCCATCTGCACCGGCTTGATAAAACAGGGAAGTTGCAGGATGTAATGTGGGTTGATGCTCGTAGCAGAGCCGCGTATGAGTACTTTGGGGATGTGGTTTGTTTTGACTCCACGTACTTGACAAACAAGTATGAGTTGCCATTTTCGAACTTTGTTGGGGTGAATCACCATGGGCAAACAATTTTGCTTGGATGTGCATTAGTGTCTCATGAAACCGCGGAAACGTTCGTTTGGCTCTTTAGGGCATGGTTGTCTTGTATGGGGGGTAAAGCTCCCGCTGCTATTATGACCGACCAGGATGCGGCTATGAGGAAGGCAATTAGAATAGCAATGCCAATGCCTAAAACCAGACATCGTTGGTGTATGTGGCATATTATGCAGAAGTTCAGCCGAAAATTGGGTTCGATGACTGATTTTCCCCAAATAAAAGTTGCCCTACAGAATGTCATATATAACAGTTTGACCCCTGTTGAATTCGAAGAAGGTTGGGCTGAAGTGGTGGAAACTTTCAAGCTGAAGGAGGCTAAGGAAAGCTACAAGTGGCTAGTAGGTATTTTTCATTGTTTGGTACTACTTTTAATTCTAATCGTGATATGA